One Xenopus tropicalis strain Nigerian chromosome 8, UCB_Xtro_10.0, whole genome shotgun sequence genomic window carries:
- the ube2a gene encoding ubiquitin-conjugating enzyme E2 A has translation MSTPARRRLMRDFKRLQEDPPAGVSGAPSENNIMVWNAVIFGPEGTPFEDGTFKLTIEFTEEYPNKPPTVRFVSKMFHPNVYADGSICLDILQNRWSPTYDVSSILTSIQSLLDEPNPNSPANSQAAQLYQENKREYEKRVSAIVEQSWRDC, from the exons ATGTCAACCCCTGCTAGAAGGCGTCTGATGAGAGACTTTAAAAG GCTCCAAGAGGATCCTCCTGCTGGGGTGAGTGGAGCACCCTCTGAGAACAACATAATGGTGTGGAATGCAGTAATATTTGG ACCTGAGGGAACCCCATTTGAAGATG GGACTTTTAAACTAACGATAGAATTTACAGAAGAGTATCCCAATAAACCACCTACAGTTAGATTTGTGTCCAAAATGTTTCATCCAAATG tATACGCTGATGGTAGTATATGTTTGGACATTCTTCAAAACCGTTGGAGTCCTACTTATGATGTGTCCTCAATTTTAACTTCCATACAG TCATTGCtggatgaaccaaatccaaacagCCCTGCAAACAGCCAGGCGGCTCAGCTGTACCAGGAAAACAAACGGGAATACGAAAAGAGGGTTTCTGCAATTGTAGAACAGAGCTGGCGTGACTGTTGA